AACATGGAGTTCTCTTCAGCTGAGAAGGAAGAGGTTTGTTGTTCTCCCTAGCTCAGGACCTCCTGATATCATCACATGTCTAATCGGTTCTTGGGGCTTCCTGTTGAGGTCAAGGGGCATGGCATGCATGTGTCTACATCAGTGATTCCATTAGTGGGAAAGAGGGCACCTGCGCTGTGTGAGCTCAGCATGGTTCATGGGGCATTTGCCAAGGCAGCCAGGCGATGATAAGATGTCTGGGCATAGCAAAAGTGCTGACCTAGGAACGTTTTGCCAGGAAAAGTCACTTAGGATATCAGCACCCCACCTGTCTATTTATCAAATGGAAGCCACAGCCTGTCTTCCCAAGGACATGGCAGAACAGAAGCCCGCCATGCCCTCTGTGTGGGGTGGGGATTCTAACCAAGCCCTTCAGTTGTTCTGAGaggttgtttttctctgtgtctcgGTGGCTCAGTGCATTTGTGGGCACAGTGAGACTTCATTCATCTGTCTGCTCTCAACAGCTCTCCTAGTGTCTGTATCCTGGCAGGTCCCACTGAAGGCTTAGGGGCTGAAGCTTTGCCATGTGCATGtttacatgtgcacacagataaGAGGAAACTAGATGTCTGTGCCAGGCCCTCTGACACAATTTCTTTATCACAGATTTGCCAAGGCAGCTGGAGGTACAAGGTTGCTTTACTTTTGCTGTGAACGAAGAACTGAGGGGAAAAGGAGGATGCTATCACAGGGAGGTGGGTATGCACTGTCTTTGAGAAGAGGGGGTGTCCTAGGAAGAAACCTGGGTTGTTCCAGCAGAGCATCATGTGTCCCCACATGGAACCTGAAGCAAATCCGGCAGCTGGGAGCTGCACCGGCAGCCATCAGCAGCAAAAGACCTGGGCCGTACACACCACGATGGCAAATGCTACTGGGACCATTTTGAAAAACAATGTTGTCATCTTTAagatgatttttctttctctatcaaGCTGACCCTTCTCTTCTGTAAGCAGTATCTTCCCAATGAGACTTGAGTCACAGTAGGGTGATTAACCATCCCATTTTGCTTGCCATggtcagtttgtttttgttgttattcttaAAGTTCTAAATCCTGGGGAAGCCTCCCATCCCAGGATCTGAGCTGAGAAAAGGGCTTTCTAAGACGCAACAACCATTGTGGATTGTGCACTGCAGCCTTTCACTGAGTCCTGGAGAGCCACCTGCAAGGGCCCACCTGAACAGGAACTTACACTGAACACCCAGGCATGCAGAGCCACAGATATGCTTAACTGTACAGAGCTCAGTCCGTGATGCGGAAGCTGCAGACGTACTGCATTTTCCTCAAGGCCAGTTGGACCATAGAAGGAAAGGAAACTAATAAAATAGAGGAAAAGTCCACATGTTTTGACACTGTAGAGCCATGGAAGTCAACTGTCCACTCCCAGCCAGAAATGACTACCTGATGAGCCTTTTGGAACCATTACCTGAATTGTGAACATTTCCCCTAATGCCCCACATCTGGTGCTCTAGTGAAAGCTGCAGGAGACCAAAGGCAAACCAGTGGCCACAAAGGTGGGGGAATGCCCCTAGGGATCCAGAACCTGCCCAGGAGGGGGCAGTGCAGCCCATGAGCACCTGGACACCCTGGAGAGAGGTGGGAAGGGCTGCTCAAAAGGGTGTGCCATCCCACCCTGGCGTCCTATGCCCCATTCTGCAGCAGGTGGCAGAGAATCACCTTGGTACAAGTTACAGATACAGTGACAAGAACCTATTCAGTGTCATCTTGCCCCACATCACCAAGGACCCAGCTCTCAGGCACCTTGTAAACAAATGTGCCATACAAATCCTTAAACATTTATGGACTCATACTTCCCAGAGTGGATAAAGGGGAAACCCAAGAGTTAAGTCAGTTGAAGAAATAGAATCAAAACTTGATCTTGTGCATTCGATTTAAGCAGCTGACACAAAACTGAGACCAAGTGGGAAATGACACCTGGGTCTCCTACTCTGGCTAGACCTTTTTAACTGTGATAACTTTCTCTCTACCCTTGCCTGGGGTTCATACTGGCTAACTTCATCCTCACCTCCAAACCTTCAACTGGCTGTGTCTATTCAGACATTCTCATCCTCTGTCCTTCATTTCTATCCCTTACTTTCCTAAACACTCACTCTCTTCTTTCAGACTGTTTTCAACCTTGCTTCTTTTTAACTTCCTACAAAGCAGAGGAAGGAGTTCTCAGAGAAAGGAAGTTTTAAATTTGTAGATAATCACTTGTTAGCTACGTAGCCCTTGGTGTTTAGTTTCTCTTAACTCAGGTCCTTTTCGTCACTATAGGATAAAGTAGCCTCCATTTTATAAAGCTTCAACAACCAGCCAGTAAGTTGTGTGTAAGTTTTGAGAGCAACTGTGTGCCTGTATCCTTCAAGTCATCAGTCCCCTCTCTATAGAGCCCCCAGGGGTTCTTGGAACTGGAGAGTGTACCAGGACCTTTGAACACTCTGCTTTTAACTAGACTGCCACACCTATGAGTTTGAAAAGTTTATATTACACATCAGGCACAGATAGGCATTAACAAGTATAATACTAATATCCATTTGCTGTAATGAAACTTATTTATAACTCACCAATTGTTAATTATTGGAAATTTCCACTCAATATTTTCAAACCATGGTTGACTACTTCACTGAAATGAAAGGGAGCGAAGCCTTGGATAGGTTACACTCAGCGTTTTTCAGAATATGTTAGAGGGGTAAATGATATAGATAATTACCCCAAACCTTAAAGCAAAGTCTCTTTATAGACAGTCTAACCTGGCCAGCCTGTTGGTGCTACCTTCTGACAAGCCTGGGCTTATGGAGTTTTTGTTAAGAAACATGATTTTAGGAACTGTGAAACAAAGTCTAGTGACAGTTTTCATTAAATTACTCGCTTAGGACTTTTCAAAAAAGGTTCAGAGCCACCAGCTCTGGAACTCAGTCAGTGGGAAATAGTTGTCTGGGGCCCAGAGGGGCCTCAGGGCTGTATTCACAGCCATTATCTGACTTCCATGGTCCATTCTCAGCCATTCATGATGCAAGTTCAGAAATATACAAATTCAACAAGAATGTGAAATCCAAAGTAATGTTCCTGTGCTCCTTCCTAGCCAGCTGGAAGCTTGTCATTCTCCAGTTCTGCTAGATAGAGACCTGAAGTGAGCTATGCCTCCGATGTAGATGGCTTACATCCTTGACAGGGAATGGTATTTCTTGGGTGCCTTCCTAGGGTCCCACCTGTACAGCTATGACTATTCTCAAACTAAGACAAGGTCAAGGAGAAGGGGCTAGCCAGGGAGCTGAACCTAATAGATTTTATGGAGCATGGGGAATGGCACCTCAGGAGCAACCCATGGTAGAATAAAATAGTGGCTTATAGGTGCCCATGGAGTGGTGCTGAGGGAAGGCCAACTTTTCCAAGTCACATGTCCTAGgaagctctcctctcctctgccccATTAGGCTTCTAAGTGGGGAACAAGGAGATCTGTCTGTCTTATTCCTGGAGATGGCAGCCTTATGTGAAAGTGGCACAGCCCTGGCTTCATGGGTGACCTGCTTTCCTTGGAGAATACAGCCTGGGTGACAAGAACCTTCTGTGCTGGGTCCAGTCCCTGTATGACTAAAGCAAGTGACTTGGATCCTCTGAGCTCTGAGCAATTAACTTTCTGCTGGTCTCTTTAGGGACAACACAGTTTAGGAAGCAGAAACGCTCTCTTGGAAAATCTAAAGTACCCTAGCTTTCTTTATTAGTATAACTTGCCATTTCCAGGAGGCATGGGCAGCCCCAGACATCAGTGAACTTGTAGGATAGTAGCATTGAGCTGAAACAGAGCTTGGAAGCCAGCTAGAATCTGGGAATACTGATTCAGGGACTACAGTCTTCTACAGTGTCCAGGTGGGGAACAGATGTGCAGACCTTCATTAGACTAACAAAAGCACCAGCGAGGAGAACAGTGTGTGCTCTGCTGGGAGACCAAATGCACTAACAGCTATGCATTATGCTGGCAGAAAGAAGGAGACAATGGTGGGTAGGGGAAGAGAGGTGACGATATTGTAGGCTAAGGGTGCTACATTCCCTCTGGGGAGCTCTAGTGCACAGTGGCTTCTCTCCTAGCCTGTCTCTGCACTAGTAATGAGTTTGGGTTAGGAGGGAGACAGTAGTGGGTTTAGCTTAAACCTTGCCACATGGGCAGCACCTGACATGCAGAGCTGGCTTTCTCCTGCGTTAGCTCTTTGTATCCACCCCTCCCTCAGCAGTGCCCTCCAGAATCTGGACTGCGTGATAAGTTTTGCCTCCATTTCTGTTTCCCATAGCAATGCTCACCTTTCGGAGTCTTGCGGCTCCCGTGCCCGAGCGAATGGCATCCATCAAGGCTTGCCTGGCATCCACTGTGTTGCTGAGGGTGGCAGTGCTGAACCTAGAAACCGTTATGGGAGCTGATGGAGCCTGGGAGGCTGGAGGGGGTGGTAGTTGCAGGGCAGGTGGTGGTGGGAGGCCAGGGTCTTCTTGCTGAGCTTTGTCCAAACCTGGAGCCAAGAGTGCAGCATCTCGGAAGCTCTGGAGCTCCTCAGAGGCAAGCGAAGATACCTAATGAGACAGTTAGTGGTTACTAGAGTGAGTGCTCATGTACCCTGTCTCATCTGTAATACTCCATGGTGCTGAACCTAGGGCGAGCCTTTGGGAAGTGATTAGTTCATAAATGTGGATCTACCATGAGTAGAATCAGTACCAAATAAAAGAAGCCCCAGAGAGTCCCTGGAACCTCCTGTCATGTGAAGCCTTGGCATGGAGGTACTAGGGACCAGAAAGACAACCCTACAAAACACCAACTCTGCTATTGCCATGACTTTTGACTTCTATCTTCTAGAGCTGTAAGAAATAAACCCCCATTGTTTCTGAGCCACCCAGTCTATAGTGCTTTGTTATAGCAGACTGAAGGAATTAACAGTTACAATTTGTGGAAAGCTCCTTTCCAAGAAGACAGCATATAGCTACCCATCTCACAGTGAACCTCAAAGAGCTCCTTAGTGATGaaccacagaaaacagaaatatgTCTGCTCATTACTTATACATATATCCCCATGCTCTTCCAAAGCATGGCTCAATGGTGCCAGCTATAACAGGAGTGCAAGAGTACTCTCTagtttcatatttttcttcacaTGTGGAGATAGAAATAGAAGCTGGACACACAGCTTTGACCAAGTGGGGGTTGAACTTGACTCCCACTAAAACTCCAGGGGAATATACAAGTCACATCATTCGTCAAATCCCATGTGTGATGGCCACAGGTGCACTGCCCTGCCTCTAAATTCAATTAATATTGTGCCTACAATTATGCAAGTCCAGGGCTATCTTTGCACAGTTGCCTCAGTCTGTGATGGTAGGAACTGTGACAGTGGCCTGGTATCCTACCCTGAGGTCATGATGAGTGTGTGAGAGAATTTGAAAAGTGTTAGTGTAGGCCTGCAGGAAAGGTAGAGAAATGCCACTCATAGAAGCAGAGGTCATAACAGATGCCTAGAGTTGGGTGACAATGTACCAAGCAAGTGGAGTTAGCAATCCACCTGCTGCAAACTAGTCATCTAGTTGCTGCTGTCATCTAGTCACAGTGATGGAAGCTAAGTGGTGCCAGCCTAGTTTGCTAGGGAGAAGTGCAGGCAGGATTCTGAACCTGTTCTATACACAAGGCCCTTTTCCTTACCTTCTTTAGGCTGAGAGTTCCACTGTGGCCCCGGATGGCTGCCAGAAGGGCAGATCGCTCGCTCTCTGCCTCCACATAGGATGGCTTCTTTGGCTTTCCTTCTGAGGTGAGTTCTGCAGTCTAGAATATTAACAAGCTTAACAGTATTCCACTGTGAAGATAAGGGAAGGCTAACTCCCTGTCAGCAGATGCCTACAGCATCAATTCCCCTCAACCTATCTGCTAAAAGATACACCCAGAAGATCATGGAAGAGCTTACAGCTTAGCCACAACAGCAAGGCTTACATACACAACCATTTGCTTTTCTAGTTTCAGCACAGCATACAAAAACTTTACTGAGTCATTCAACACATGGGTAGAGCAGCCTTTGAGCTAGACTATGTTGTCCAGATGTAGGCTGATGTAAATAATGTTCTGAGCACAAGCAGTTTAGGAGGTGGAATGAAGGCCTTTTCAACTTGGGTGTTTTCAACTTGTTTTGGGATACCATGATATAACCCTGTAGTAAGTTGAGGGGCGTAGAAGAAACAAGGTTGTATCAAGTGCTGTCTCTTACTATGAGACTATTCCTGCTGTTTTCCCAGCTTTCCCTAGCTGACATGTGTGCTGAAATCTTGCAGACCTAGATGAGGATGTTAGTGGGTGACACTGAGCCAGACCACCTAAGACTCACTCTGCTTTGcttcctcaactgaaaaatggaggAATTAACTCTTCAGTATTTGCATTAGCAGCTCAGTAATAACATTTGGATGTGTTACGTGACCTGATAATGGAGGAAGATCACAAAGTTCTTGCTATTTCTGCTGTAGAATGACAATGTAATGTCATCACATAATGTTTCAGTCAACAGCAGACCACACTGGTGACAGCAGACTCACAAGACTGAAAAGAGATGAAATACTCCTGTCTCCCAGTGACTCTGTAGCCATACTAATGTCCTACTGCAATGAACTTCACAGGGGTTTGGCGTGATGCTAGTGTAGGCAAGCGTATACCCTGTGCTGGTAGACATGCAGAGGTATGACACGTAGCTACACGCAGTCGtgtgtgactctggattgtgacTGTGGTTGACTATGTTGCTGTATTATGCACTCACTATCCTATAGGTTCTCTGGTTACTTTGGCGTAGACAACTACTTTTGGGGTTAtggttttattcttttattttcctccaaAATGCTAGGGCCTGCTGCACAAGCAGCATCCTTTTTCAATCTCCTCTTGATATCATCTGATGTAACAAGAAGTCCCTGTTGAGTGCTAGCCTgttgtcatataggcttttgtgaTACCTCATGATGTTCACACAGCAATGAAACCACTTGCCATGCAGTTCTCAGAATGTGTCCCCTTTTCTAGTAATACAAGGCTGTACAGAAAGCAGTGGCCCTCCTGTGGCTTACTGTCTCGAAGTGTCAAGACATTGCCCAGAAGCTCATGGAAGGAAACTTTCTCAGCCTACCACAACTAGGAGCTGATGGAGACCTTACTAGGTAGTCCTGGTGGAAGGTCCTTGAAGGGGATGGTGGGACACTTTTTTCTCTCATCTGCCTGGTTATGAGGTGAGCATTTGTCTGCCACGTATTCTCACGACACTGTGTTGCTTTGCCACAAGCTCAAAAGCAATAAGTCAACTGGCCATGAACTAAAACCCCTAAACCTTGAcccccaaataaacctttcctttctctatttttttttcagatattttgttCCAACAACCCAAAGCTGACAGAGTACTTCTGGACCAGAGTACAGACAGCACCACACCCTGGCCTCACTATTACTCTGGGCCAGTAGATGATTATTTACTGATTGACATCTTTTCTACTGCACTGCTGGAGCCTGACAAGCTAAAGCCTCTCCAGTGCTTTTATTCAAATGCTTTAGAAGGAGATAGAATGTAGTTAAAATGAAACCTGCAGACTTGCAgctctgcctttgcagcctttctTCCAGTCCCATTCTTAAGATCTAAGATAGGGTGGTAGCCCTGCCCAGGAGCTCCCTGAACCCAACCCCCGAAGCCCACCACATTCACCTTGCGGAGCTTGTCCCTTCCTCCTGATGAGTGGATAGCTTCCATCAGGGCACTGTGCAGGGATGTATCTTTTGGAACTGGCCTTTGAACAACAGGCTTGAATTTTTTCTTTGGCCCAAAAATGCTGGATGGTAGAGCATCATCTGCGTCCTGACCATTTGTAGATAACGGACTGGGCTTTTCCTCTGTCTGTAAAATGATGTAGCTAGTCAGGCTGGACTCTTTTGGAGAGTGGGGAGGCTCATAATTTCCTGGAACCCGTGCAGAGCCATTCATCAGTATCCTCCCAGAGTCATGCGCCTCTGCCAAGAGCGGAGGGGGCGGGTGAGCCTTGTCCAGCGCCTGTGTGGGGTTAGATGTTGAGCTCGCCTTTTGGTTACTTGTAGTTTGCTTTTCATTGAAACCACAGCTCTGTCCCACAGAAACACGATCTCTCTGGGAAGAACTGACTGGGAGGAAATAGGAGTTTCTGTGGACAGCAGCAGGACAGTCTTGAGTGGATGACTTCCCATATGTGCTGCTAGCCTTTACTCTGGGATGGTCTCCGATTGGCAGCTGCACTCCAGGGGTGCTGGAAAGGCAGACAGAGCCCTGGTTTGTCTCATGCTGCTGTGCCTCTGAGTGCGGGTTGGGAGCTGCATCATCTTTCCCAGTGGGGGGTGGTCTAGGCAGCTTTGGTTCTTCATGGCCCTTTTCAGCAGTCTTCTTATGTGGTCTCACCACATCTGCGTGGACTTTTGGAGGCCCCATTTTCTTGGCAATGGCAGAGGCCACGTACTGGCTGGATGTTCTTCTCTGGGGCTTGAGGAATGTGACTTCTGTGGGATGAGCTGCTGGCACTTTCACATGACAGGAGACTGTTGAACGTGGCCGGCTTCTCTCTTCCTCCAGGTGTGCCCCATGTTCCTGTGCGGCAGGCTGCTGCAGGGGAGCGGTCAGTGTGAAGGCTGTCTTCATTCCATTATCTTGCTGTGGTTTTGTGGgtgtggcagtggtggtggtggaggggtaTTTTTTGGCCGTACACTCTGCCGGCCCATTCAGGAGCTTTTCCATTGAGTTGCGCCTCCAGAACTCTTTGACTTTTCCAATAGGTTGACCGTCTGTTTCAACAACAGCTGATGACTGGGGTATGGTCCTGCTCCCATTCACATGAGGACTCACCAGATTCCCTAGTTCATCAATCTTAATGGCACCAGTGGAGAGGGACACGTCCCTGTCATAACATCTCATCTCTGATTTGGGAGGAACAATTTTATATGTAGTGAGGCCATGCTTGAGTCCATAGCTTCCCCCTGAGGTCTGGCCACGATGAGACCATGGTGGGAATGCTGAATTGTTTTCATCTTCACAATCTTTTGGATTCATTGGCAGGGAGTTTACTCTGTGACCTGCCTGAGTCTTCTCACTGTGAGTGGACCCACACACCTTGCCTTTATCCTTTGCTTTTAGGTCATCTATAAAAAGCTTTGAAACAGATGATGTTACTCTGGCATCTATTTCAACTGGATTCTCATCTTCAGATGTGTTGGCTAAGGTTGGCTGATTTCTCTTTCTGATATCttgggaaggaggggagaggtcAGGCTCTTTTCTATTTGTCCTTACATATGGCTGGCTATGCTCAGTCTGAAATGGGGGCAGGTGAGATCTTTGGCTGGCAACACCCCCTGTGTTAAAAATAACAGCATTGTTGCTTCTACTGGAGGAAAGCCCTGAGTCAAAAGGCTCATCAGAAACTTCCCCAATAAATGTGACCGGGATATCATCCACGCCACTATCAGAGATTATGGCTTCTTGCAGACTGTGGTTAGACACACCATTTATAGAGTTGGTTAGGGAGCTGGTATCTGTTTCATAATTTTCTTCCATTCCtgcagagaaagacaaacacaagtCACTAATTGGCACCCCTTGTAGTATTACCAGTGAGTTAGTGAAAGCATGGCTAGAACTTTGATTTCCCCAGGGATTACTACTTTTTCTTAATATGTATGTTAAATGTTATCTTGATTTATAATCTGTATCTGCCTGGGGCCAGAATCTCAACTTTCACCAAAAGCAAAGAGCCATTTGCAGATCCATGATGCTTCAGGGTGAGATATTTAGCTGCCATGTTTTGCCAAATCATTCAATAATAAAATACTCCTAAATTTAATATTCTGGGAAATGTTTTCAAGTGCACTGGGATTTTGCCCTTCCTATTTCTTGTGTTCACTAGACGCACAAGGAGATATGTAGAATGACTTGTGCTAGCTTTAATTTCTTAAAGAGAGAATAAGTAAATCTTGGTGTCTTCAGAATTACACTGACTCTTCAAAACACTAAATGGTGCAAGGGGCCATGTGGTCCCAAACTGTGGGAGACTATATGGCTGGTTCAGATTCCCAGCTCTGTCAACCAAATACCAATGAGAAGGGACTGAACACTGAATTACATAAAATCAGGGTCAGTTTTGACGTTTGTTTCTCCTTGTCTTGTTTTTCTAGTTCATTTTTAATGTGTACCATGAAGAAGAGTGTAGCCTTCTTTGTCTAAAGGATCCTCTACTTACTCACTACAATTATTTGCATCTGCCTTGATCTTAGAGTGTTTTCCCCAGAATGTGTGAGAAGAACAGTGGTGCCATGGGGTGCTTCCATGCCAAGGGTGTTTATCGGGGACAAAAGACTGTGTATTTTGTGCTACCGATGAAGGAGGGGTTTCAGGTTTTAATGAAGACAGCCACTTCTCTTTGtgacattttatattttcctgGCTCATTTTGGTGATCTGGATATTTACATCTTTGATGTGCAGAGAATACAACTTAGCATATAGAAGCAGCATTActttttgcatatttttaaaaactactgaGACCCTTTCTTAATACTACTTGGGACCCTGACAGAAATCAGTCTATCAAGAACAGCCCTCGCCTGAGAGAGGAGGTCATCCCTTACAGACAGGCAAAACAAATCCCAAACAAGTTGTAGTCTGGAGACTTCTTCCTCGtggagtcacaccaaagtactcaGAAAAAGCGCCTTCCCTATTGTCATACCAGATATTATCAAAGTAGGAGGCTGGTAGCTGTTACCTTCCAGGTTGTCATCAAGCTCCGCCAGGGTTTGATGGAAGTGTCCAGTAACGAATATGTCTTCTTCATCATTTGTGGGCATGGTGGCTTTCTCCGTTCTAGGGAATaccaaaaagaaaggaggaatgtTTAATTTCTTAGTATTGATTAGTACTTAGTACTCCTTTCCAGAAATTTCAGTTGCTACTCATGGCTAGGCAGTCCTACATTTACTGGACCACCACTGTCCTTGGAACTACAAAGACTCGGATtctctgcatgtatgtccatgtgtaTATTATATGCAGCATGTAAGCTATGAATGAAATGCATGGTATGTTTGGAGTGTTATGCTCATATTAGCCCTAAAATGTTATCAATACTTGAACCCCATGCAGCTGTAATGTGGTCCCCGTGTTTCATTCTGCTGTACCAGACATGTGAGCATGCTGGTAGTTGTCAGGTACATATCTGCACTGCACTGCACCTGGCATCCTATGAACCGAGGCGCCTGATGACCAGCTGAATGTCATGATGCCAGGGCTGTGTCTCCACACTAGACTCTAAACTGCCAGCCTGTTCCTAACTATCTGCATTTTATCAGTTGTCCCTTAAGCTCAGTCATGTAGGCTTTGGGCTCTGGCACAAGGCACTTTTAAACTTCCTATGCTCTCAAAGAGAATCTCAGAGAGGAGCACATGGAGATATATGGACAGTATTTAGAAATCCTTCAGTTTTGCAAGCCCCTGACTCCCTTTGTGCTGCCTCTCAGCAGTGAGCCACCTGCaagatttggaaaggaagaaacaatTCCCTCCTCTACCATAagaggctttttcttttcttttctttctttccttccttccttccttccttccttccttccttccttccttccttccttccttccttccttctttctttctttctttctttctttctttctttcctttttctccctccccccaaacagggtttctctgtgttgccttggctgtcctggatttgttttatagaccaggctgatcttgaactcacagagatgtgtctgtctctgccttcccgaatgctgggattaca
This genomic window from Meriones unguiculatus strain TT.TT164.6M chromosome 12, Bangor_MerUng_6.1, whole genome shotgun sequence contains:
- the Cobl gene encoding protein cordon-bleu isoform X5, which codes for MDAPRALAAKPPTGRKMKARAPPPPGKPVAQNVHSEQKLPHDATLGSQQSLIHMKEALQNSTLDITVVLPSGLEKQSVVSGSHAMMDLLVELCLENHLNPSHHVLEIWSSETQQPLSFKPNTLIGSLNVHTVLLKEKVPEEKVKPGLTKVPEKSVRLVVNYLRTQKAVVRVSPEVPLQNILPVICAKCEVSPDHVVLLRDNIAGEELELSKSLNELGIKELYAWDNRRVLLTKTQSEPSLSCQEMFRKSSLGNDETDKEKKKFLGFFKVNKKSSSKGCITTPNSPSMHSRSLTLGPSLSLGNISGMSMKSEMKKRRAPPPPSPGPLGQDKTSEKASLSSQADLQKKKRRAPAPPPPQPPLPSPVVPNRKEDKEENRKSTMGVGRQVPQKPPRGTARGPPQLVLPPPPPYPPPDTDVIEPVTFPGEGAGSETSELKPKLSLPLGPGSHYSMGGVSQVPLEAEETASVGSCFASEDTTEDSGVMSSPSDVISLDSQQDSMRSKDKWSTDQEDCSDQDLAGTPELGPQKSPSWGKNSSGNLILRTEKATMPTNDEEDIFVTGHFHQTLAELDDNLEGMEENYETDTSSLTNSINGVSNHSLQEAIISDSGVDDIPVTFIGEVSDEPFDSGLSSSRSNNAVIFNTGGVASQRSHLPPFQTEHSQPYVRTNRKEPDLSPPSQDIRKRNQPTLANTSEDENPVEIDARVTSSVSKLFIDDLKAKDKGKVCGSTHSEKTQAGHRVNSLPMNPKDCEDENNSAFPPWSHRGQTSGGSYGLKHGLTTYKIVPPKSEMRCYDRDVSLSTGAIKIDELGNLVSPHVNGSRTIPQSSAVVETDGQPIGKVKEFWRRNSMEKLLNGPAECTAKKYPSTTTTATPTKPQQDNGMKTAFTLTAPLQQPAAQEHGAHLEEERSRPRSTVSCHVKVPAAHPTEVTFLKPQRRTSSQYVASAIAKKMGPPKVHADVVRPHKKTAEKGHEEPKLPRPPPTGKDDAAPNPHSEAQQHETNQGSVCLSSTPGVQLPIGDHPRVKASSTYGKSSTQDCPAAVHRNSYFLPVSSSQRDRVSVGQSCGFNEKQTTSNQKASSTSNPTQALDKAHPPPPLLAEAHDSGRILMNGSARVPGNYEPPHSPKESSLTSYIILQTEEKPSPLSTNGQDADDALPSSIFGPKKKFKPVVQRPVPKDTSLHSALMEAIHSSGGRDKLRKTAELTSEGKPKKPSYVEAESERSALLAAIRGHSGTLSLKKVSSLASEELQSFRDAALLAPGLDKAQQEDPGLPPPPALQLPPPPASQAPSAPITVSRFSTATLSNTVDARQALMDAIRSGTGAARLRKVPLLV
- the Cobl gene encoding protein cordon-bleu isoform X4 → MDAPRALAAKPPTGRKMKARAPPPPGKPVAQNVHSEQKLPHDATLGSQQSLIHMKEALQNSTLDITVVLPSGLEKQSVVSGSHAMMDLLVELCLENHLNPSHHVLEIWSSETQQPLSFKPNTLIGSLNVHTVLLKEKVPEEKVKPGLTKVPEKSVRLVVNYLRTQKAVVRVSPEVPLQNILPVICAKCEVSPDHVVLLRDNIAGEELELSKSLNELGIKELYAWDNRREMFRKSSLGNDETDKEKKKFLGFFKVNKKSSSKAEHLSQSGADSDEDPVKSASGGDVNGCITTPNSPSMHSRSLTLGPSLSLGNISGMSMKSEMKKRRAPPPPSPGPLGQDKTSEKASLSSQADLQKKKRRAPAPPPPQPPLPSPVVPNRKEDKEENRKSTMGVGRQVPQKPPRGTARGPPQLVLPPPPPYPPPDTDVIEPVTFPGEGAGSETSELKPKLSLPLGPGSHYSMGGVSQVPLEAEETASVGSCFASEDTTEDSGVMSSPSDVISLDSQQDSMRSKDKWSTDQEDCSDQDLAGTPELGPQKSPSWGKNSSGNLILRTEKATMPTNDEEDIFVTGHFHQTLAELDDNLEGMEENYETDTSSLTNSINGVSNHSLQEAIISDSGVDDIPVTFIGEVSDEPFDSGLSSSRSNNAVIFNTGGVASQRSHLPPFQTEHSQPYVRTNRKEPDLSPPSQDIRKRNQPTLANTSEDENPVEIDARVTSSVSKLFIDDLKAKDKGKVCGSTHSEKTQAGHRVNSLPMNPKDCEDENNSAFPPWSHRGQTSGGSYGLKHGLTTYKIVPPKSEMRCYDRDVSLSTGAIKIDELGNLVSPHVNGSRTIPQSSAVVETDGQPIGKVKEFWRRNSMEKLLNGPAECTAKKYPSTTTTATPTKPQQDNGMKTAFTLTAPLQQPAAQEHGAHLEEERSRPRSTVSCHVKVPAAHPTEVTFLKPQRRTSSQYVASAIAKKMGPPKVHADVVRPHKKTAEKGHEEPKLPRPPPTGKDDAAPNPHSEAQQHETNQGSVCLSSTPGVQLPIGDHPRVKASSTYGKSSTQDCPAAVHRNSYFLPVSSSQRDRVSVGQSCGFNEKQTTSNQKASSTSNPTQALDKAHPPPPLLAEAHDSGRILMNGSARVPGNYEPPHSPKESSLTSYIILQTEEKPSPLSTNGQDADDALPSSIFGPKKKFKPVVQRPVPKDTSLHSALMEAIHSSGGRDKLRKTAELTSEGKPKKPSYVEAESERSALLAAIRGHSGTLSLKKVSSLASEELQSFRDAALLAPGLDKAQQEDPGLPPPPALQLPPPPASQAPSAPITVSRFSTATLSNTVDARQALMDAIRSGTGAARLRKVPLLV